The following is a genomic window from Corvus hawaiiensis isolate bCorHaw1 chromosome 5, bCorHaw1.pri.cur, whole genome shotgun sequence.
CTGCGCGGGGGGGTGGGCGCCTGAGCGCAGAGGCAGCCCAGACTTCCCTGCCCCCATCGCCATCCAAAACTTTGCGCTCCGGGAGCCCGTGGGGGCTGCCCGCCGCTCCGGCACCGGCTCCGGCATcaccaccgccaccgccgcccaGCCCGCACCGGcccgctcctcctccttctcctcctcgccggggcagcgctgggctccGCTCCTTTGTGCTTCGCCGCCCTCCCCGATTTCTTTAATTGCTCTCACTGGCGCGCCGCTGCCGCCTTCTTCCCGGAGGCGGTGGGGGTCTGCGATTTGGCTGGTGCCCTCCGCAAAGCTGCAGCCACCGCTAAAGCATTGGATCCCTCAACGTACTGCGAGAGCCCGGTGTACAGCCCGGACCTGTGCCCCAACATGATCGCCGCGCAGGCCAAGCTGGTCTACCAGCTCAACAAATACTACACGGAGCGCTGCCAGGCGCGCAAGGCGGCCATCGCCAAGACCATCCGGGAGGTGTGCAAGGTCGTGTCGGACGTGCTGAAGGAGGTGGAGGTGCAGGAACCGCGCTTCATCAGCTCCCTAAGCGAGATCGACGCCCGCTACGAGGGGCTGGAGGTGATCTCGCCCACCGAGTTCGAGGTGGTGCTCTACCTCAACCAGATGGGCGTCTTCAACTTCGTGGACGACGGCTCCCTGCCGGGCTGCGCCGTGCTCAAGCTGAGTGACGGCCGCAAGCGCAGCATGTCCCTCTGGGTGGAGTTCATCACCGCCTCGGGCTACCTGTCCGCCCGCAAGATCCGCTCCCGCTTCCAGACGCTGGTGGCCCAGGCCGTGGACAAGTGCAGCTACCGGGATGTGGTGAAGATGATCGCGGACACGAGCGAGGTGAAGCTCCGCATCCGGGAGCGGTATGTGGTGCAGATCACGCCCGCCTTCAAGTGCACCGGGATCTGGCCGCGCAGCGCGGCGCAGTGGCCCATGCCCCACATCCCCTGGCCCGGCCCCAACCGGGTGGCGGAGGTGAAGGCGGAGGGCTTCAACCTGCTCTCCAAGGAGTGCTACTCGCTGACGGGCAAGCAGAGCTCGGCCGAGAGCGACGCGTGGGTGCTGCAGTTCGGCGAGGCCGAGAACCGGCTGCTGATGGGCGGCTGCCGGAACAAGTGCCTGTCGGTGCTGAAGACGCTGCGCGACCGGCACCTGGAGCTGCCCGGGCAGCCCCTCAACAACTACCACATGAAGACGCTGCTGCTGTACGAGTGCGAGAAGCACCCGCGGGAGACCGACTGGGACGAGGCGTGCCTGGGCGACCGGCTGAACGgcatcctcctgcagctcatCTCCTGCCTGCAGTGCCGGCGCTGCCCCCACTACTTCCTGCCCAACCTAGACCTCTTTCAGGGCAAACCCCACTCGGCCCTGGAAAGCGCTGCCAAACAGACCTGGAGGCTAGCCAGAGAAATCCTCACCAATCCCAAAAGCCTCGACAAGCTATAGGGTTAACACCCCCGCGCACAAAAACTCGCCCTCCGTAAACAACAACAGCGCCTAAAAAACTTTATATTTAACGCGAACGACGACGGAAAGAGGCGGCGAAAGACACGcgcccccgccagcccccccACCCACCTGCAGCTCGGCCTTTAAAAACTTGCCGACGGTTTTCCCGGCATAAACTCTCACCGCCTTGCACGGAAGAAGGGAAGAACCTCTCTCCTCCTGTCCTCcaatgtgaatttttaaaaagtcacaaaaagAAGCGATCGGACTTTTGCAACTTCAAAACGAAACCCGAAAGGTACATTTTCCAATCCATGTATAGTCCTTTTCTTATGCTCTCTTGTTTGCCTGAATGTTGTCACCaagtgaaaaaattatttaactatATGTACAAATCTcccttttaaaaagttttactgACGTTAAATGTATTTCGGTGCCAAGGTCAGATTATGTGCCCCAAAACTGACTTGTTgcaaatagtaataaaaatattactttaacTTTACGCTGACTTTTTGTGAATGGTTCTTAAATTCAGGCAAGTAGATTCTTTCTGAACctcagaaggaatttttttaaaagaaacgaAAACACGAGATATAAAGATAAGCTAAACACAACACCTAGCCCAAGCCTTAGCTCAGCATATTGACTGATGTTTTCTAAACCTCCCTCtagtttccatttaaaaaaaaaaaaaaagtgcatctatgaaaaaaaaaatttatctaTTCTGTAGTTCAGCATGTGACAACATCTGCTATGTTTCTATTACCTTAAGCTTCTGTTCTAAATCTTGGAATATATGGAGCATCGCACAGCAGCTCGCCACAGTTTAGTCAGAATTACAGCATGCCTTTTCCTACTCTACAGtcaggttttttcccttttttttttcattatagtattctttccttttattttcccccgGTAAATCTCGGGcgctgcattttgtttttaaaatccatCGCTGTTTGCTTTCGCTTCCCAGAGCAAACGCGCTATCCATTTGACTTTGACACGAAGGAAGTATAGATCTACCCTGAATAATTAATGCGATTTAGAGCAACCGGTcgatattttttttaaacaaacatttgtTTTTGCCCAGATTTTTAAGTACAGCATAAAACAGGACCGCAGCATAGTCAGACGGGGAGATAAGCAGGAACCCGTCAGGAAACCACCCGATCCTACACTGGCACCCGGGCGCTCTCTGCCGATCTCCTTCCCTGCCCGAGCCCCCTCTCCCAAAACGAAGCTCTGCCTGATTCCTCGTAGCGATTTCGCTTTAAGCTTGCTCGGGACCACTGAGAAATACTGGTAGGATTTTTATCAGGAAAGCATTCCTAAGATTTAAAAATGTTAGCATTACCCGCTCGAGCTGCCCGAAAAATTGCAACGCCGGCTCGGAGCATTTCGAGCAAGTTTTCATGTCCTTTCGTGGGCGGGGGGAGGTAAAAAAATGTTAAGTTCTTGCCCCAAAGGACTATTTTCGTTTCTTTTTGGACGGAGACGGAAAGAAATAACCATTTCAACTTGAGCTGCTTTTGCCTTTAAGTTTAGAAACGAAATTCTCGCTGGCGGCAGCAGCCGGGGCGATGGAGCGGGGCGCGCGGGGCCACCCTGCCCTGCGGAGCGGGCAcaccccggccccggccccgccgctgcgTCCGCAGCCCCTCCACCCCCGGCTGAGTTCCACAAGTCTTTTGTGGAGCCATCCGAGCGCTTTCCACAGCGCTGATCCCGGATCACCTGGCAGAACGGGCTTAGCCCGCGGGGCTAccctttccttcccaaaacAGCCCGGAGCCCGCGTATAAACTCTGATCGTATCGCTGCCGATGCTATCGCTACCTAAGGCaggttttccttcaggaacTTGTCACaatgttttctttgcagcagtTTAGACAAATATACAGGGAACTTAAATTTATCAAACAGATGAAGCCTCATTAATTAAACAGGCCTACTGAGTTTACAGCGGATTAGTTGCtggggctttcttttttttttttttttttccaaggggCATTTTTTACAGCAGCCCGTCATTGCTATCAAGGTACCTTGACTTCAGCACAGGGTGGGGCAGGGAGGCGTTAATGCTTGAAAAGAAGCTGTTTTGTAAGCTTacttagtttttaaaataaaattattcagacCTAATTTTTAgctacccccccccccccacccctgagACATtaaaaaaggtctttttttttttttttaattttaagaccTCCAGCTAAAGCAACATCACAAGCAGAATGTAAGAGGTGTAGCCAGTATTTCATGTAACCAACTCCTGTTATGAGAACCCTAAGAAAATCTCTCAGATACAGAATAAAAAGTAGAGTCAAACCAAACCAGAATGCTTGCTCACAGTTAAGAAAACAACCTCTACAAAATActggaaaacaggagaaaaggaggctaaCTATATGTTATATGTCCATGTTCCCACAAAACACGTAACAGGAATAGTAAGAATTAGTAACTGTACTCAAAGTCCCTGTGTGCTAAACATGAAAACCAAAAATTCAGATCTGTAAGATTTCTCTCATGCTAATATAATACAAAGTAGAACATTTTAGATGGAAAATGCAATACAGTAACGTATCAAACTAactttacatttatatttatatccTTTTCATCATTAAGAGGCATTTTTTAGTTAAATGTGGGGGGGTTTAATTAAACGTAATGGAAAGAGTAAGCATATAAAAATCTTAAGCGCTATCTCACACTTAAAATAACTTCcaatatatttcaaaaattcttCAGGAccaaaagaaaagttaaatctCATTTATGATATCACATAAAATCACAATTCTAGTTAATTGCTTATATTAAAATCTAGCTCTAACAATCCGAGAGcattgcttttcaaaataaattttttcccTGATAGGATTTGATACTCCCAGCTTTCAGACCCACCGATGCCACTTCTAATACAGAGGAGCAATTTACTCAATAGGAACAAAGAACTGAACTGGTGCTTAACACACAAGGTATTCTCCCTACAGACAAGCAGAAAACCTCTACTTCTTCCAGCAGTACCCTTCACAAAGAAATTATTACCCTGTTAAACATTAGGCaggtatttaaaaaaccaaGAGCCATGACTATGCTTAAGCTGTGAGAATATTTACCAGTTGTGTCCTACCTTTGAAATGTTGCTGTAACACCGTAGAAAACATTCAACTGCAACCTTATTAAGCTAATTGCACAATATGCTCTCTTTGAAACTGGAATTTTACTGAAGGTTACTAATTTTAACCAAAAGACAAGTAATCAAGCAACTCGGAGCAAATAAAGTTTGTGGAAATTAGCATGTCAGCTCAGAAACATCTTTTAGGAGGGCAATTATGTTTTATGCTTAAGCACAATAAATAATAACGGGCCCTGTAAAACGTGTTATGGAGTAAGTAATATGACAGAAGCACTGCAAACTTAGGAGTGTGGGAAGTTCAGTGCTGTTTTACACTGACATTAGCTAAAAACAGGAAAGTAAAACCAAGTATTTGGGCTCAAAGCCTCGCTGAACTTCCCTGTATTCACACAGGCCTGCGATTTGAGATGTCTTTATTTCAGACATGTCTCCCTGGAGCTTTATTCGCAGCAAGCTAATTAACATTCAAGTAGGGTTGAATtgtgggagggggagaaaaaggagcaggaaaggagGTGTCACCTATGTGAAGTTCAGTAACATATATGGTCAGTTGCAAAGTTATTAAAGCAGCAACACTGCAGACCAATGGAGGTAAAGGAAGTCAAGTGAAGAATTAAAGGTCCTGGGTAATTTGTCATCATCTCTCAGAGCTCAGGGTCAATGATCTCTTACCTTTGGGTCGATTTTCTTAAAACTAGGATCTTCTTCATCCACCTCAAAGTAGAGCTCAGAAACAGTGATGGAAAGAGTGCCTTTCACTACTACTGAGGGTGCCACAAGCTGAGCTGGTGTGCTGAGGGCCACCGGACCTGCCaaagtgggaaaaaaccaacGATGTTCAAACCAAAAAGAATGCGAGGACAAATTATTCACTTTTCAGGCcaagaacattaaaataaagCGAAGAGCATAGCTCTTTCTTAAAGAGCAAACCCCTTTTTGTCCTGGAAAAGAACATATGTAACAGATTTGCGGAGTCTCTGTACTGCCGAACGCTAAAGCAGCTGCAATTGCAAACTGCTGCATACATTACACAGAGCTGGCTTTAGCATGGCAGTCTTCAGCTTTTACTCAGACCCATTTTCTGTCCAAGAAACTCCAAGAGTTGCACACCTTCTGCTACATGAAGCATAGAGAGTGCACACATGAACACTTGAAATCTTACTGTTCTTCAATTGCTGGGAAGTTTTGATAGCATTTCACGAAGACAAACACAGCAGTCAAGGCTCAATGTTGTCTAACTGCAAAGTGCTCCCTCATGGATGCTGGAGATCTATTGTTAAGGTTACACAATGTTATAGAGCCTaaagtaaaatgttttaaagatgCTTTTGATTCCATGTTAAATATTGTTCAAGGATTCCATACAGTGTTAGTGTAGCTCGGGGACTGTGGGAGTAAACAGCTGGAGGGTTGGTTTCCAACTGAATGAATTTTTATTGGAATAATCACATCTCCACAGGGCTTATCACAGGGACAAATCAGACTACTACTGAAAACAATAGGTTCAGCATAGATGTGACAATGCAGAACCTATCATATTAACTATCACATACGGAAAGAAAACAGGTTAGGTTTGTCATCCAGCTGATTAAGAGGCAAGGAAATGAAGTTACTCGGCTGCAGTATTATCTGACTTTTGTAAAACAGTGGAAGATACTAAAGTGACATAgacaattttgttttaataaagcaTCTATAAATGAGGTACACACGTTCAGGTAATCAATGTGAGAATAACTGACAAAAAATTCAGATGAATTGTCATTTCCATCGATTGTTAGGAGGGTGATGGTCCTTAATCTCACATCAATCTCAATGTGTGCCACTAGGACAAAAGAAGAGATGCTCTGCTGAGATCAGAGCAGCTTTGCCCTCTATTCCCAACGTACAAATACATTGTGTCTGCAGATGGGCATGAGATAGCTGCGGAACTGCCATGATTTCCCAAAGCTCACCCCCACAAATGGATGAAATAAGCAGCTATGTGTTCTTTTGCTGTCTCCCTTTGCCCCCTGTACATTAGCATGTAATCCAGAggagaaataacattttttcaaTCACTCGCAGACATTCAATTACAGGGCAAGCAGacagctgcagaagctgggGCAGTCCAGGTCCTGTAGAAGACCCCTGACAATTTCCACTTCATTTCTAACCCACACCACTTTATTAGTGAGGATTACTTCTTAATCCTATTGCCATTGTCAAGATTATATAATTAAACTCCCCTTTCACCTCCATTACAGTATGAATGTATTACTCGAACCAATGAATGAATAATAGAAGGAAACATGGAGAAGGCTGTTGAGAAGGAAGCTCATGGtagaaaggcaaaaataaaagattcATATAGAAAAATGCCTTTGCATCATTCTCCCattactttattttactttactCATCCTatgcaggttttctttttccttatgctgcatttttagctttgctttttttgtttaattaaaaaaaaaaaaaaaaagagtggaatGCAGTTCAGGGATGAGCAAAATACCAATAAATAATCACTTCCAGCATTTTCAGTGAATTATCATACGCATGATCCATATAAATGTAAGAGTATACTACCAGCTTCTCAGGGAACCAGAATTATCcaataaatgacatttttctctaAGTTAAGTGTATGTGGAATACcagatgagaaggaaaagaacacaGAGAAGTTTGCATTCTCCCTGTAAAACCAGTGTTCCTCATATAACAATTGGGACACTTTATAACTCCCAGTCTCTGAAACCCTGGTTACTCTGGTTTTACATTCTGAACTGTACAGAAATGGGCCCACTCCACTGAGACTGCAACATCAGCAAAGGTTGCATGTGACTATGTAAAATTAATTAAGTTGAATGATCTGAAGTActatttctttaagaaaaaaaaaaaaaagaagtctaatAAGACTGTGGTCTGTGGAGAAAGAACTTCAGTGGGGGAGTGTCAATGGGTTTAAAGGAGTTAAATCCAGCGAGCGTACAAATCCTTTACATGCAAGTAAATAACCAGTATGTACAATTTTATagacttaggaaaaaaaataaaggtctCCAAAGCCTTAAATTACAGATAACTTGCCTAATTGTCCACTAGGTCTAATGATTTGAGTGGAATGAGGTCAAGAAAACAAAGGCAGTCCTTTTCAAAGTAGAGCTATTTTCTATAAGGAAGGTTTTCTAGAATAGGTATCTACTGCAGAAGCAAGAAAGttttaaaaggcagagaaagaaaacacacaacTCTCCTCAAATAAACCTTCAGTATCTGAGGTGCACAGAAAATTATCTTAATGACCCAGCTATAGGAAGTGTGCTAATTATCAGTGATTCACTGCAGAGATGAGGAGATGAGAACTTCAACAGTAAAGAAGCTGAGGAGAAAATTAGATAGGTGACATTACCTGTCAAGTTCTCCACTTCTCTTTCCTCCATGAATGACATGATATCATCATCCCCTTCCAAGAGAATCTCGCTTTCTGAGTTCTGGTTTCCTAAAACTTGACTCTTGATGGACTGCTTTCCTTTGACAAGTATATCCTCATCAGGAGCTGAAATGAGACACAGTACTGTCTGGCAGGTCTCAGTGACAAAggagtgtaatttttttttatttttttttttttttttttttaaatgtaagttCAGGAAGAAAACTGTTTAGGACTAGCTGTGGGAAGTACATTTCTTAATCCTCTGTTAGGACACATCTAGTTTTAATCCTATTAAGCCTGCTCAAAATTATCCAGTGCTCTCTGCAGCATTTAACTCTATTTCAAGTGTTTATGACAGCAGActcccttcccctgcagccttCCTTGGGAAGGAGGCTGGAGGCAGGTCCCGGCTCCCCTGTGTGTCACCCTGACCCCCAAACCCACGCTCCAAGGACACGGGACCGCCGCCGCGACGACACCGAGCACGGCCCTGGGAACACGAGGAGCAGGACGaggccgggagcggcgggacccgccCGGGGCAGCGCAAcaggcggccccggcccgcagCCGACGGGGCAGCTCCTGCCGCATCCCGCCGGGAAAACCCCCGGGAGCGGGGAAAAAGGCGGAGGGAGCCCTGGAGCTCCCACCCCGCATCCCCTCCCGAAGTTCGCGGCAAGCCGACTTCGTGAGGCAGAttctgcccccagccctccatgccc
Proteins encoded in this region:
- the MAB21L2 gene encoding protein mab-21-like 2; its protein translation is MIAAQAKLVYQLNKYYTERCQARKAAIAKTIREVCKVVSDVLKEVEVQEPRFISSLSEIDARYEGLEVISPTEFEVVLYLNQMGVFNFVDDGSLPGCAVLKLSDGRKRSMSLWVEFITASGYLSARKIRSRFQTLVAQAVDKCSYRDVVKMIADTSEVKLRIRERYVVQITPAFKCTGIWPRSAAQWPMPHIPWPGPNRVAEVKAEGFNLLSKECYSLTGKQSSAESDAWVLQFGEAENRLLMGGCRNKCLSVLKTLRDRHLELPGQPLNNYHMKTLLLYECEKHPRETDWDEACLGDRLNGILLQLISCLQCRRCPHYFLPNLDLFQGKPHSALESAAKQTWRLAREILTNPKSLDKL